The following coding sequences lie in one Deltaproteobacteria bacterium genomic window:
- the tilS gene encoding tRNA lysidine(34) synthetase TilS — MILHKVEQTIEKYRMLARGDLVMVGVSGGMDSVALLSVLDRLRPTYGISIHVVHLNHELRGEESRRDEEFVKDLARRLNLPCESRSIPVERFRKKGMTLQEAAREVRFAFFRSVMEKHGAQKLALGQTADDQAETMVMRFIRGAGLGGLKGIPPVREGFVIHPLIEVGREEIEAYLAARGLHHVEDSSNRKEIYLRNRIRMHLLPLLQRYNPSLKECLVRMGQVFLQEEEYMESKTEELWERVVRNRDSLWLDLNWFRNLHPALQFRLLKRMAVSVSGIAQKRLGVVHIQSLADLARGRKPQTVVHLPGRITARRIYDRLVIGRGEIPQPPVFDHPVALPGTTPIAEIGKRLVTGLVGGWQPGQASSRRVFLDADRLAPELRVRNRRPGDRFRPLGMRGSRKIKDCFIDWKVPMDQRAGVPLVVSGEEIVWVVGWRIGHQARVTDRTQRVVCMEIQDL, encoded by the coding sequence ATGATTCTGCATAAGGTGGAACAGACCATCGAAAAGTATCGAATGCTCGCCAGGGGAGACCTGGTGATGGTGGGGGTTTCGGGAGGGATGGATTCCGTGGCTCTCCTGTCCGTGTTGGACAGACTGAGGCCCACCTATGGTATCTCGATTCATGTGGTTCACCTGAACCATGAACTCCGGGGCGAGGAGTCCAGGAGAGACGAAGAATTCGTCAAGGACCTGGCCCGCAGGTTGAATCTCCCCTGTGAGAGCCGATCGATTCCGGTAGAGAGGTTCAGAAAGAAGGGGATGACCCTTCAGGAAGCCGCCAGAGAGGTACGGTTCGCCTTTTTTCGTTCCGTGATGGAAAAGCACGGCGCCCAAAAGCTCGCTCTAGGACAGACAGCCGACGACCAGGCTGAGACAATGGTGATGCGCTTCATCCGCGGTGCCGGGCTCGGAGGGCTTAAAGGCATTCCTCCAGTGAGAGAAGGATTCGTGATCCATCCTCTCATCGAGGTGGGCCGGGAGGAGATCGAAGCCTATCTGGCCGCCCGAGGTCTCCACCATGTCGAGGACAGTTCGAATCGAAAAGAGATCTATCTTAGAAACCGGATCCGCATGCACCTGCTCCCGCTTCTTCAGAGATACAATCCCAGCCTAAAGGAGTGTCTTGTTCGCATGGGGCAGGTCTTTCTCCAGGAGGAAGAATACATGGAGAGCAAGACCGAGGAGTTGTGGGAGCGGGTCGTCCGGAACAGAGATTCCCTGTGGCTGGACCTCAACTGGTTCCGGAATCTCCATCCTGCCTTGCAGTTTCGTCTCCTGAAAAGGATGGCGGTCTCAGTGAGCGGAATTGCTCAGAAGAGGCTCGGAGTAGTCCATATCCAGAGCCTTGCCGATCTGGCCAGAGGACGGAAGCCTCAGACAGTGGTTCATCTTCCCGGAAGGATCACGGCCAGGCGTATCTATGACCGGTTGGTGATAGGAAGGGGAGAGATACCCCAGCCTCCTGTGTTCGACCACCCTGTCGCCTTGCCGGGGACCACTCCGATTGCCGAGATAGGCAAGAGACTCGTCACCGGTCTTGTTGGGGGGTGGCAGCCGGGGCAAGCCTCTTCCCGCCGGGTTTTTCTCGACGCGGATCGGCTGGCCCCTGAGCTCCGGGTGCGCAACAGGCGGCCGGGAGACAGATTCAGGCCCCTGGGAATGAGAGGGTCGAGAAAGATCAAGGACTGTTTTATCGACTGGAAGGTTCCAATGGACCAAAGGGCAGGGGTTCCTCTGGTTGTCTCCGGTGAGGAGATAGTGTGGGTGGTGGGCTGGAGGATCGGCCACCAGGCCCGCGTGACAGATAGGACCCAACGCGTGGTCTGCATGGAAATCCAGGATCTGTGA
- the mog gene encoding molybdopterin adenylyltransferase translates to MFKTSIITVSDRGYRGEREDKSGQALKEVLAGLDFQVVDYRIIPDEEDQIRHTLIDAVDRLGSDLILTTGGTGLSPRDVTPDATREVIEKEVPGFAEAMRAASLEKTPHAMISRAVCGIRGSSLIINLPGSPRAAVECLQVALPALPHALSKLKGDPSDCGS, encoded by the coding sequence ATGTTCAAGACCTCGATCATTACCGTGAGCGATAGGGGTTATCGGGGCGAGAGAGAAGACAAAAGCGGACAGGCTCTCAAGGAGGTCCTTGCCGGCCTGGACTTTCAAGTCGTCGATTACAGGATCATTCCGGATGAAGAGGACCAAATCAGGCACACCCTGATCGATGCAGTCGATCGCTTGGGTTCGGATCTGATTCTCACCACGGGAGGTACAGGCTTGAGCCCTCGCGACGTGACCCCTGACGCAACCCGGGAAGTGATCGAAAAAGAGGTACCCGGGTTTGCCGAGGCCATGAGGGCCGCAAGCCTGGAAAAGACACCTCACGCCATGATATCCCGGGCCGTCTGTGGTATTCGCGGGTCTTCACTCATCATCAATCTGCCGGGAAGCCCTCGGGCGGCCGTGGAATGTCTGCAGGTTGCCTTACCGGCCCTGCCCCATGCCCTTTCAAAGCTAAAGGGAGACCCTTCAGACTGCGGGTCTTGA
- a CDS encoding MOSC domain-containing protein yields the protein MKKGRLLAVNISKAKGTQKKNVGRARVLKGFGIERDAHGGPGHRQVSLLAQESIQKMRDLGLDVSWGDFAENLTTEGLDLARLPVGARLRIGRSVVLEVTQIGKKCHARCAVYDRTGTCIMPTEGIFARVVSGGPVRVGHAVQVLDRKDRI from the coding sequence ATGAAGAAGGGAAGGTTGTTGGCCGTCAATATCAGCAAAGCCAAGGGGACGCAGAAGAAGAACGTGGGCAGGGCCCGGGTGTTGAAGGGTTTCGGCATTGAGAGAGATGCCCACGGGGGACCCGGACATCGCCAGGTCAGTCTCCTCGCTCAAGAGAGTATCCAGAAAATGAGAGACCTGGGACTCGACGTCTCTTGGGGTGATTTTGCCGAAAACCTGACTACCGAGGGGCTGGATTTGGCAAGACTGCCGGTGGGTGCCAGACTCAGGATCGGCCGGTCTGTAGTTCTCGAGGTTACCCAGATCGGGAAGAAATGCCATGCCCGCTGCGCGGTTTACGACCGGACCGGAACCTGCATCATGCCCACCGAAGGAATATTCGCGAGGGTGGTCTCGGGAGGCCCTGTCCGTGTCGGCCACGCGGTCCAAGTGCTCGACAGAAAGGACAGAATCTGA
- the moaC gene encoding cyclic pyranopterin monophosphate synthase MoaC — protein QTRAIAKGDVLGVARIAGIMATKRTADLVPLCHPLNLTGVELKFRPRPKESAIDIEARVKTDGKTGVEMEAFVAVATAAITIYDMCKAVDRAMVISNIHLVEKRGGKSGTYLNPNRP, from the coding sequence CAAACCAGAGCGATTGCAAAGGGAGACGTTCTAGGAGTTGCAAGAATCGCAGGAATCATGGCAACCAAACGAACCGCCGATCTCGTCCCCCTGTGCCATCCCCTCAACCTCACCGGCGTGGAGCTCAAGTTCCGTCCCCGCCCCAAAGAGAGCGCCATCGACATCGAGGCACGGGTCAAGACGGACGGCAAGACCGGTGTGGAGATGGAGGCCTTTGTCGCCGTGGCCACGGCTGCTATTACCATCTACGATATGTGCAAGGCCGTAGATCGGGCCATGGTGATCTCAAACATCCATCTGGTGGAAAAGAGGGGCGGTAAGAGCGGGACCTATCTCAACCCCAACCGGCCCTAG